In one Vulgatibacter incomptus genomic region, the following are encoded:
- a CDS encoding synaptic vesicle VAT-1 family membrane protein yields MRQVAIARHGGPEALELQEAPDPVPGPGEVRIRVRASGVNFADVLARMGLYPDAPPPPTVVGYEVAGEVDAVGADVEGIQAGDRVFALTRFGGYAEAAVVASRQVLPIPEGKDFVQAAALPVNYLTAFLMIDRFAAVRPGDRILIHGAGGGVGLAALQLAKALGAETFGTASAEKHERLRALGLDHAIDYRSRDFEAEIRDLTQGRGVDVVLDPIGGESAKKSYRSLAPLGRLFLYGLSASSAGGKKRSLATAAKALAQTPIYHPIKLMNDNKGVFGINLGHLWGESAKMREMLDELVRRWSSGAIDPHIDSTFPLEEAGKAHDRLQERHNFGKVVLTV; encoded by the coding sequence ATGCGTCAGGTAGCGATCGCCCGCCACGGAGGGCCGGAGGCCCTCGAGCTCCAGGAAGCCCCTGATCCAGTTCCAGGTCCCGGGGAGGTCCGAATCCGCGTCCGAGCCTCGGGCGTCAATTTCGCCGACGTTTTGGCCCGAATGGGCCTCTACCCGGACGCTCCACCTCCGCCCACGGTGGTCGGCTACGAGGTCGCCGGCGAGGTCGACGCGGTCGGCGCGGACGTCGAAGGGATCCAGGCGGGCGATCGGGTCTTCGCCCTGACCCGCTTCGGCGGCTACGCGGAAGCCGCGGTGGTCGCCTCCCGCCAGGTGCTGCCGATCCCCGAGGGGAAGGACTTCGTCCAGGCGGCGGCGCTCCCGGTCAACTACCTCACCGCGTTCCTCATGATCGATCGGTTCGCGGCCGTCCGGCCCGGCGATCGGATCCTAATCCACGGCGCCGGCGGCGGCGTGGGCCTCGCCGCCCTCCAGCTCGCGAAGGCGCTGGGCGCCGAGACCTTCGGCACGGCCAGCGCGGAGAAGCACGAGCGGCTTCGGGCGCTCGGCCTCGACCACGCCATCGACTACCGCTCACGCGACTTCGAGGCGGAGATTCGCGATCTCACCCAGGGTCGAGGCGTCGACGTGGTGCTGGACCCGATCGGGGGAGAGAGCGCGAAGAAGAGCTACCGCTCCCTTGCGCCCCTCGGCCGCCTCTTCCTCTACGGCCTGTCGGCGAGCAGCGCCGGCGGAAAGAAGCGCAGCCTCGCCACCGCCGCCAAGGCGCTGGCCCAGACCCCGATCTACCACCCGATCAAGCTGATGAACGACAACAAGGGGGTGTTCGGGATCAACCTCGGCCACCTCTGGGGCGAGTCGGCCAAGATGCGGGAGATGCTGGACGAGCTAGTCCGCCGCTGGTCCTCCGGCGCGATCGATCCGCACATCGACTCGACCTTCCCACTCGAGGAGGCCGGGAAGGCCCACGACCGGCTCCAGGAGCGGCACAACTTCGGCAAGGTCGTGCTCACCGTCTGA
- a CDS encoding DNA polymerase IV, with product MPRIVAKRPPRPLCRRLRSCHRHVMAGDPGSGWRRIIVHADMDAFFAAVELLDRPDLRGRPLIVGHPGARSVVTTASYEARRFGVGSAMSMAVAMRRCPEAVVLPPRFQRYKEISSRVMEVFSSFTPLVEPLSLDEAFMDMSGTAHGSPEELGRKVKERVFEATGLKVSVGISATKFVAKVGSDHRKPDGLTIVPPDEARAFLEPLPLRRLWGVGPKTEARLLDLGLRTIGDVARASPTLLASSLGQQGPHLIHLARAEDPREVIPHREAQSVGSEETLEKDVIGAEAIRPYLRRAADKVAERLRRHGVVARGVRVKLKTADFRIHARQTRLSRPTDGSAPLYDAAVGLLGSFDLGEAMRLVGVTAFDLAEPTAPVQGELFGPDLSRRRLDGAMDAVRARFGAGAIRRASELE from the coding sequence ATGCCGCGCATCGTAGCAAAGCGGCCACCTCGGCCGTTGTGCCGACGGCTCCGATCGTGCCACCGTCACGTCATGGCTGGGGATCCCGGATCGGGGTGGCGCCGGATCATCGTTCACGCCGACATGGACGCGTTCTTCGCTGCGGTGGAGCTCCTCGACCGGCCCGACCTCCGCGGGAGGCCGCTGATCGTCGGGCACCCGGGGGCGAGGAGCGTCGTGACCACCGCTTCCTACGAGGCGCGCCGCTTCGGCGTGGGCAGCGCCATGTCGATGGCGGTCGCGATGAGGCGATGCCCCGAGGCCGTGGTCCTCCCGCCCCGCTTCCAACGCTACAAGGAGATCTCCTCCCGGGTGATGGAGGTGTTCTCCTCGTTCACGCCGCTCGTCGAGCCCCTTAGCCTGGACGAGGCCTTCATGGACATGAGCGGCACGGCCCACGGCTCGCCCGAGGAGCTCGGCCGCAAGGTGAAGGAACGGGTCTTCGAGGCCACCGGCCTCAAGGTGTCGGTGGGGATCAGCGCCACCAAGTTCGTCGCCAAGGTCGGGAGCGACCACCGAAAGCCGGACGGCCTCACGATCGTCCCGCCGGACGAAGCCCGCGCCTTCCTCGAGCCCCTGCCTCTTCGCCGGCTCTGGGGCGTGGGCCCCAAGACCGAGGCTCGCCTCCTGGACCTGGGCCTGCGGACCATCGGCGACGTGGCGCGGGCGTCGCCGACCCTCCTCGCGTCGTCTCTCGGCCAGCAGGGTCCCCACCTCATCCACCTCGCGAGGGCGGAGGATCCACGCGAGGTGATTCCGCACCGCGAAGCGCAGAGCGTGGGCTCCGAGGAGACCCTGGAGAAAGACGTGATCGGCGCGGAGGCGATCCGCCCCTACCTGCGCCGCGCCGCGGACAAGGTGGCGGAGCGACTGCGGCGGCACGGCGTGGTCGCCCGCGGCGTCCGGGTGAAGCTGAAGACCGCCGACTTCCGGATCCACGCCAGGCAGACGCGCCTCTCGCGGCCCACCGATGGCTCGGCGCCGCTCTATGACGCGGCGGTCGGGCTACTCGGCTCGTTTGACCTCGGGGAGGCGATGCGGCTGGTCGGCGTGACCGCCTTCGACCTCGCGGAGCCGACGGCGCCGGTCCAGGGCGAGCTCTTCGGCCCCGACCTCTCCCGACGCCGCCTCGACGGCGCCATGGACGCCGTTCGAGCCCGCTTCGGTGCCGGCGCGATCCGGCGGGCGAGCGAGCTCGAATGA
- a CDS encoding formimidoylglutamate deiminase: MEILLPDFVYVDGSLRGGLAVHIGDDGTIAKVAPPAPGATLTRLAGRALLPGFVNGHSHAFQRAIRGRSEYRQKGRATDDFWTWREQMYAAAMRVDPDQLEAISRMAFVEMALAGITSVGEFHYLHHPAEGGRYDDPDELAVRVAKAASDAGVELVLLRVGYARAGFGREPNPRQIRFIDRSADETLGAVQRLRGRGMRTGVAPHSVRALPLEWLRALADYAQAHRLPLHMHLSEQPREIDESVAEHGLRPGALALREGWVDERFTGVHGVHLEQGEIDGLGSRGATICACPTTERNLGDGIVRAKELLAAGARICFGTDSQIEIAPLQDARALEYHLRLQKLERAILGSDEGDDRPDRLAARLLDCATRSGARALGLPSGRIEEGLSADLVAVDLDDPSICGAAGPALLPTMVFSAERTAVREVWARGVKIVSEGRHIQQERAVRDFARVMAELWS; this comes from the coding sequence ATGGAGATCCTCCTTCCGGATTTCGTCTACGTCGACGGCTCGCTCCGCGGCGGGCTTGCCGTTCATATCGGCGACGACGGCACCATCGCCAAGGTCGCGCCGCCTGCGCCGGGCGCGACCCTCACGCGGCTCGCCGGGAGGGCGCTCCTTCCGGGCTTCGTGAACGGCCACAGCCACGCCTTCCAGCGCGCGATCCGAGGCCGGTCGGAGTATCGCCAGAAGGGCAGGGCGACCGACGACTTCTGGACCTGGCGCGAGCAGATGTACGCCGCCGCCATGCGGGTCGACCCCGACCAGCTCGAGGCGATCTCCCGAATGGCCTTCGTGGAGATGGCCCTCGCCGGGATCACCTCCGTGGGGGAGTTCCACTATCTGCACCACCCCGCGGAGGGCGGCCGCTACGACGACCCGGACGAGCTTGCGGTGCGGGTGGCGAAGGCCGCCTCCGACGCCGGCGTCGAGCTGGTGCTGCTGCGGGTCGGCTACGCGCGGGCCGGTTTCGGGCGCGAGCCGAATCCGCGCCAGATCCGCTTCATCGATCGGTCCGCAGACGAGACCCTCGGCGCGGTGCAGCGGCTTCGGGGCCGCGGAATGCGGACCGGCGTCGCGCCCCACAGCGTCCGGGCTCTCCCGCTCGAGTGGCTGCGCGCGCTCGCCGACTACGCGCAGGCGCACCGGCTCCCCCTCCACATGCACCTCTCCGAGCAGCCGCGGGAGATCGACGAATCGGTCGCCGAACATGGGCTCCGCCCCGGAGCGCTGGCGCTGCGCGAGGGATGGGTGGACGAGCGCTTCACGGGTGTCCATGGCGTTCACTTGGAGCAAGGCGAGATCGACGGCCTCGGATCCCGCGGTGCGACCATCTGCGCCTGCCCGACCACCGAGCGGAACCTCGGCGACGGGATCGTGCGTGCGAAGGAGCTCCTCGCCGCCGGGGCGCGGATCTGCTTCGGCACCGACTCGCAGATCGAGATCGCGCCTCTCCAGGATGCGCGCGCCCTCGAGTACCACCTCCGGCTGCAGAAGCTCGAGCGGGCCATCCTGGGCAGCGACGAGGGCGACGATCGCCCCGACCGCCTGGCGGCGCGCCTCCTCGACTGCGCCACCCGGTCCGGCGCCCGCGCGCTGGGGCTTCCGTCGGGTCGGATCGAGGAGGGCCTCTCCGCGGATCTCGTCGCCGTCGACCTGGACGATCCCTCGATCTGCGGCGCCGCCGGTCCGGCCCTGCTTCCGACGATGGTCTTCTCGGCGGAGCGAACCGCCGTGCGGGAGGTCTGGGCGCGCGGCGTGAAGATCGTCTCCGAGGGCCGCCACATCCAGCAGGAACGCGCCGTGCGCGACTTCGCCCGGGTGATGGCCGAGCTCTGGAGCTGA
- a CDS encoding FecR family protein has translation MDSIDELPIESLRALADARPTDAATRRIVEGALRASKMGESRAPSSPLFGKWMVPAFAAAAVAVVAVVGAQSDRQPEGLGEQGRHMAAAKADLRFPEKGSVQEASESETRFGVGPHRIAIEPGGRLRVELAEPNATELRVEQGRAHFDVEHLSTGQRFLVRTEQVLVEVVGTRFSVSSAGTCSVVAVDEGRVRITDAQGVQRFLSAGGEHRFCGDRKGTEAEGLLREALVLVSSGNELEKAAGLLSRFRSANPGGILGEEALYHLCLVEARLGHADKARALGDEFFASFPDSDRAERLREWLQQPAEVH, from the coding sequence ATGGATTCCATCGACGAGCTTCCAATCGAATCGCTCCGCGCGCTGGCCGATGCCCGGCCGACCGACGCGGCGACCCGGCGAATCGTGGAGGGCGCGCTCCGCGCCTCCAAGATGGGCGAATCGCGTGCCCCTTCGTCGCCCCTCTTCGGCAAGTGGATGGTCCCGGCTTTCGCCGCGGCGGCCGTCGCCGTGGTGGCAGTGGTGGGTGCCCAGTCCGACCGGCAGCCGGAGGGCCTCGGGGAGCAGGGCCGCCACATGGCCGCCGCCAAGGCCGACCTCCGGTTCCCGGAGAAGGGCAGCGTTCAGGAGGCCAGCGAGTCGGAGACCCGCTTCGGGGTGGGCCCGCACCGGATCGCGATCGAGCCCGGCGGGAGGCTGCGGGTCGAGCTCGCGGAGCCCAACGCCACCGAGCTACGCGTGGAGCAGGGGCGGGCGCACTTCGACGTGGAGCATCTCTCGACCGGACAGCGCTTCCTCGTCCGCACCGAGCAGGTCCTGGTCGAGGTGGTCGGGACGCGGTTCTCGGTGTCGTCGGCGGGCACGTGCAGCGTGGTCGCGGTCGACGAGGGCCGGGTGCGGATCACCGATGCCCAGGGTGTACAGCGCTTCCTGTCCGCTGGCGGGGAGCATCGGTTCTGCGGCGATCGCAAGGGGACGGAGGCCGAAGGGCTCCTGCGCGAGGCGCTGGTCCTGGTCTCCAGCGGCAATGAGCTCGAGAAGGCGGCGGGCCTCCTCTCTCGGTTCCGCTCGGCGAACCCCGGCGGGATCCTCGGGGAAGAAGCCCTCTACCACCTCTGCCTCGTGGAGGCCCGGCTCGGACACGCCGACAAGGCCAGGGCCCTCGGTGACGAGTTCTTCGCCAGCTTCCCCGACAGCGATCGCGCCGAGCGCCTTCGCGAGTGGCTCCAGCAGCCAGCCGAAGTTCACTAG
- a CDS encoding sigma-70 family RNA polymerase sigma factor, whose amino-acid sequence MGRWGRHPAGPSVDKGGLMLQACKAGDPAAWEQLFRKRSAQIYRWAILLGLQPSEAEDAAQEVFMIATRRIETCRAEEAMTSWLFQITRRVVGNVRRSSWFKRSLFGDRPTEPAFDRQDPVNLSQELAVRQCLAKLPKAQVEALVLLEVDGLTREEIAEALGIPPGTVASRVRLAREAFRKAWEESSEPEEAGLSWGKR is encoded by the coding sequence ATGGGACGATGGGGTCGGCACCCGGCAGGCCCCAGCGTCGACAAGGGTGGGTTGATGCTCCAGGCATGCAAGGCGGGAGATCCCGCGGCGTGGGAGCAGTTGTTTCGAAAGAGGAGCGCCCAGATCTACCGCTGGGCCATTCTTCTCGGCCTGCAGCCATCCGAGGCCGAGGATGCAGCACAGGAAGTTTTCATGATCGCAACCCGACGGATCGAGACTTGCAGAGCTGAGGAGGCGATGACCTCCTGGCTCTTCCAGATCACCCGCCGGGTCGTCGGAAACGTCCGACGGAGCTCGTGGTTCAAGCGGAGCCTGTTCGGCGACCGGCCGACCGAACCCGCTTTCGACCGGCAGGATCCGGTGAACCTCTCGCAGGAGCTCGCGGTCCGCCAGTGCCTCGCCAAACTTCCGAAGGCACAGGTGGAGGCGCTGGTGCTCCTCGAGGTAGACGGCCTCACCCGCGAGGAGATCGCGGAGGCCCTGGGGATTCCGCCCGGGACGGTAGCGAGCCGGGTTCGGCTGGCCCGGGAGGCCTTCCGAAAGGCCTGGGAGGAGAGCTCCGAACCAGAGGAAGCGGGGCTCTCGTGGGGGAAGCGATGA